One region of Polynucleobacter sp. SHI8 genomic DNA includes:
- the dnaA gene encoding chromosomal replication initiator protein DnaA → MTQLEQTSSHQPASINQIQQTNFWNEFLSDAGKEMSSSQFRTWIKPLTPIGFTQELDSFIIAAPNQFKLDWVKNQFFNKINNLAETHLPPGTQIRFIVDSKACSINEAEQSSSPSFIGSSPEPEDILASQDELDDDIDGISFQINVEDYSKLNPILTFDTFVNGKANQLARAAAVQVANNPGTSYNPMFLYGGVGLGKTHLIHAVGNYLLQQKPNAKIRYIHAEQYVSDVVRAYQQKAFDKFKSYYHSLDLLLIDDIQFFSGKSRTQEEFFYAFEALTSNKSQVIITSDTYPKEMNGIDDRLISRFDSGLTVAIEPPELEMRVAILMKKAQAEFVPMSEDVAFFIAKHLRSNIRELEGALRKILAYVRFHGKEVNIDVAKEALKDLLSIQNRQISVENIQKAVADFYSIKVADMYSKKRPANIAKPRQIAMYIAKELTQKSLPEIGELFGGRDHTTVLHAVRRIAESRIHDSQLNHELHVLEQTLKA, encoded by the coding sequence ATGACGCAACTAGAGCAAACCTCATCTCATCAACCGGCTTCTATCAACCAGATACAACAGACCAACTTTTGGAATGAGTTTCTGAGTGATGCTGGAAAAGAAATGTCTAGCTCACAATTTCGAACTTGGATCAAGCCTTTGACTCCAATTGGCTTTACCCAAGAGCTTGATAGCTTCATTATTGCTGCCCCCAATCAATTTAAATTAGATTGGGTTAAAAACCAATTTTTTAATAAAATTAATAACTTAGCTGAAACTCATTTACCTCCTGGAACACAAATTCGATTTATCGTCGACTCAAAGGCTTGTAGTATCAATGAGGCAGAGCAGTCCTCTTCGCCTTCGTTCATTGGATCAAGTCCTGAACCTGAGGATATTTTGGCAAGTCAAGACGAATTAGATGACGATATTGATGGGATTTCTTTTCAAATTAATGTTGAAGATTACTCAAAGCTAAATCCAATTCTGACCTTTGATACCTTTGTAAATGGTAAAGCAAATCAATTAGCAAGGGCAGCAGCCGTTCAAGTCGCCAATAATCCTGGTACAAGTTATAACCCAATGTTTTTATATGGTGGCGTTGGTCTAGGTAAAACTCACCTGATTCATGCCGTTGGCAATTACCTTTTACAGCAAAAGCCCAATGCAAAAATTAGATATATCCATGCTGAACAATATGTATCTGATGTAGTGAGAGCTTATCAACAAAAAGCTTTTGATAAATTTAAATCTTATTATCACTCTTTAGATCTTCTCTTAATTGACGATATTCAGTTTTTTAGTGGTAAAAGTCGGACCCAAGAAGAGTTTTTCTATGCTTTTGAGGCCTTAACTTCAAATAAATCTCAAGTAATCATTACGTCTGATACTTATCCCAAAGAGATGAATGGTATTGATGATCGGCTCATTTCTCGGTTTGACTCTGGTTTAACCGTAGCTATTGAACCCCCAGAATTAGAAATGCGCGTCGCTATTCTCATGAAAAAGGCTCAAGCAGAGTTTGTTCCTATGTCGGAAGATGTCGCATTCTTTATTGCTAAACATTTAAGATCAAACATCCGTGAACTCGAAGGGGCTTTAAGAAAAATATTAGCCTATGTCCGATTTCATGGCAAAGAAGTCAATATTGATGTTGCTAAAGAGGCTTTAAAAGACCTTCTCTCGATTCAAAATAGACAAATATCAGTTGAAAATATACAGAAGGCTGTCGCTGATTTTTATAGTATCAAGGTTGCTGATATGTATTCTAAAAAAAGGCCTGCGAATATTGCAAAACCTAGGCAAATAGCAATGTATATTGCAAAAGAATTAACACAAAAAAGTCTTCCAGAAATTGGTGAATTATTTGGTGGCAGAGACCATACTACAGTTTTACATGCTGTAAGACGTATTGCTGAGTCTAGAATTCATGATAGTCAGTTAAATCATGAGTTACATGTATTAGAACAAACATTAAAAGCGTAA
- the dnaN gene encoding DNA polymerase III subunit beta, with translation MQLVSTTRDVLLKPLQVVSGIVERRHTLPILANLLLKKNKEKISFISTDIDIQITTTTDFGIGEEDLSTTVGARKLLDILRAMPEGPVNLNVKDNRMVVQSGKSRFSLQTLAANEFPIMQENLQDVRSLSMSQKEFKQLISQVYFAMAQQDIRYYLNGMLFVLEGSKLIAVATDGHRLAYGQIILQQAITGDSGKLEVIVPRKTILECQHLLDDSDEVLDIQISPSQIKFKFGSIELLSKLVEGKFPDYQRVIPKGHKNMVIVKREGFQAALQRAAILTTDKFKGIRCSLKTNLLNVQSTNAEQEEAQEEIETIYSGDEIDIGFNVTYLLDVLSNVKNDEIQLSLGDSNSSALITIPENENFKYVVMPMRI, from the coding sequence ATGCAACTGGTCAGTACAACAAGAGATGTTCTTTTAAAGCCCTTACAGGTGGTAAGCGGTATTGTTGAACGTCGTCATACTTTACCCATACTTGCAAATTTATTACTGAAAAAAAATAAAGAAAAAATTTCTTTTATTTCAACTGATATAGATATTCAAATTACTACAACAACGGATTTTGGTATTGGAGAAGAAGATTTAAGTACGACAGTTGGCGCAAGAAAATTGTTAGATATTCTTCGTGCAATGCCTGAAGGTCCTGTGAATCTAAATGTAAAAGATAATCGGATGGTTGTACAAAGTGGCAAAAGTAGATTTTCTCTACAAACTTTAGCCGCAAACGAGTTTCCTATCATGCAAGAAAACTTACAAGATGTACGTTCACTAAGCATGAGTCAAAAAGAGTTTAAACAGCTTATTAGTCAAGTTTATTTCGCGATGGCGCAACAAGACATACGTTATTACTTGAATGGAATGTTATTTGTTTTAGAAGGTTCCAAGTTGATTGCTGTTGCTACGGACGGACACCGCCTTGCGTATGGTCAAATTATTTTGCAACAAGCAATCACCGGTGATTCTGGAAAGCTTGAAGTGATTGTTCCTCGTAAAACAATTTTAGAATGCCAACATTTACTCGATGATTCAGATGAAGTATTGGATATTCAAATTAGCCCATCACAAATTAAATTTAAATTTGGTTCTATTGAATTACTCTCCAAGTTAGTTGAGGGAAAATTTCCTGACTATCAAAGAGTTATTCCAAAGGGTCATAAGAATATGGTGATCGTTAAACGTGAAGGATTTCAGGCAGCTTTACAAAGAGCTGCAATTTTAACAACTGATAAATTCAAAGGAATTCGTTGTTCCTTAAAAACAAACTTGTTAAATGTTCAATCAACGAACGCGGAACAAGAAGAGGCTCAAGAAGAAATAGAAACTATTTATTCTGGCGATGAAATTGATATTGGATTTAATGTTACTTATTTATTAGATGTTTTAAGTAATGTTAAAAATGATGAAATTCAATTAAGTCTTGGCGACTCTAATTCAAGTGCTTTAATAACAATTCCCGAAAATGAAAATTTTAAATATGTTGTTATGCCAATGCGTATTTAA
- the gyrB gene encoding DNA topoisomerase (ATP-hydrolyzing) subunit B: protein MTKENQSVTDLYSASSIQILEGLEAVRKRPGMYIGDTSDGSGLHHLVFEVLDNSIDEALAGHCSEITVTIHTDNSISIIDNGRGIPTGIKYDDKHDPKRSAAEIVMTELHAGGKFDQNSYKVSGGLHGVGVSCVNALSKWLRLTVRRDGKTHFLEFAKGVVQNRTIIEENGLIISPIPVIGTTDKRGTEVHFSADEEIFGKVEFHYEILVKRIRELSFLNNGVHIRVIDERTGKEEDFAFSGGVKGFVEYINKAKSVLHQNIFHAVGEKAAEVGGMITSEVAMQWNDGYTEQVLCFTNNIPQRDGGTHLTGLRAAMTRVINKYIDENDLAKKAKVEVTGDDMREGLTCVLSVKVPEPKFSSQTKDKLVSSEVRGPIEEVVSSTLTAFLQENPSDAKIICGKIIEAARGREAARKARDMTRRKGVLDGLGLPGKLADCQEKNPANSELFIVEGDSAGGSAKQGRDRKFQAILPLKGKILNVEKARFDKMLASQEVVTLITALGTGIGVEEYNIEKLRYHRIIIMTDADVDGSHIRTLLLTFFYRQMPELIQRGHIYIAQPPLYKVKHGKTEQYIKDDIALTSYLIEIALSSAQIINANNDIFEGDNLKQLTTLYYLTQTVIDRLSRTMDADVLRVISEGVDIRLDSLDDASASAKELSAALQKRLGDNSQSLEIIPQLEERTERYRLLVSRRVHGNLKLSFINSDFIHGSDYASIKAFSQSEAGKIGVGSKVKRGDPDRSKEFAVGNFQEAVSWLISEAERTVSRQRYKGLGEMNPSQLWETTMDTSTRTLLKVQIEDAIYADQTFMTLMGDDVEPRRAFIETNALIAKNIDV from the coding sequence ATGACAAAAGAAAATCAATCTGTAACAGATTTATATAGTGCATCCTCGATTCAAATATTAGAAGGTTTAGAAGCTGTAAGAAAACGCCCTGGTATGTATATTGGGGATACTTCAGATGGGAGTGGATTACACCATCTTGTTTTTGAAGTTTTGGATAACTCGATTGACGAAGCCTTGGCAGGTCATTGTTCAGAAATTACAGTGACTATTCACACAGATAATTCAATTTCGATAATTGATAACGGTCGTGGAATACCAACCGGTATTAAGTATGACGATAAACACGACCCCAAAAGAAGTGCTGCTGAAATAGTAATGACTGAATTACATGCCGGTGGAAAGTTTGATCAAAATAGTTATAAAGTTTCTGGTGGATTACACGGTGTTGGGGTCAGTTGCGTCAATGCATTATCCAAATGGTTACGTTTAACTGTTCGCCGCGATGGCAAAACACACTTTTTAGAATTTGCCAAAGGCGTTGTTCAAAATAGAACCATCATTGAAGAAAACGGTTTAATCATTTCTCCAATTCCAGTAATAGGCACAACTGATAAAAGAGGAACAGAAGTTCACTTTAGTGCTGATGAGGAAATCTTTGGCAAAGTGGAGTTTCATTACGAAATTTTAGTAAAACGAATTAGAGAGTTATCTTTTTTAAATAATGGCGTTCATATTAGAGTAATTGATGAGCGCACAGGAAAAGAGGAAGATTTTGCTTTTTCAGGAGGTGTTAAAGGTTTTGTTGAATACATCAATAAAGCTAAGTCTGTATTGCATCAAAATATATTTCATGCAGTTGGAGAAAAAGCAGCCGAAGTGGGAGGTATGATTACCTCTGAAGTCGCCATGCAATGGAATGACGGTTATACAGAACAAGTTTTATGCTTTACAAACAACATTCCTCAGCGTGATGGTGGTACTCACTTAACCGGTCTTCGTGCTGCAATGACCCGTGTCATTAATAAATATATTGATGAAAACGATTTAGCAAAAAAAGCGAAAGTTGAAGTCACTGGTGATGACATGCGCGAAGGACTTACGTGTGTTTTATCAGTAAAGGTTCCTGAACCAAAGTTTTCGAGTCAAACAAAAGATAAGCTTGTATCAAGCGAAGTTCGTGGCCCAATTGAAGAAGTTGTTTCTTCAACTCTAACTGCATTTTTACAAGAAAACCCAAGTGATGCAAAAATCATTTGTGGAAAAATCATTGAAGCTGCACGGGGTAGAGAGGCTGCTAGAAAAGCGAGGGATATGACTCGTCGTAAGGGAGTTTTGGATGGTTTAGGTCTTCCTGGAAAACTTGCAGACTGTCAGGAAAAAAATCCAGCTAATTCTGAATTATTTATTGTTGAGGGAGACTCTGCGGGAGGCTCAGCCAAACAGGGTCGAGATAGAAAATTTCAAGCAATTCTGCCATTAAAGGGCAAGATTTTAAATGTTGAAAAAGCCCGTTTTGATAAGATGCTGGCTAGCCAAGAAGTAGTAACACTCATTACAGCATTAGGCACGGGAATCGGTGTTGAAGAATATAACATTGAAAAACTTCGCTACCATCGCATTATTATTATGACGGACGCGGACGTTGACGGAAGCCATATTAGAACTCTTTTACTTACTTTCTTTTATCGTCAAATGCCTGAACTCATCCAAAGAGGCCATATTTATATTGCTCAGCCGCCTCTTTACAAAGTTAAACATGGCAAAACTGAACAGTATATTAAGGATGATATTGCATTAACTAGTTATTTAATTGAAATAGCCCTAAGTAGTGCACAAATAATTAATGCAAATAATGACATATTTGAGGGAGATAATTTAAAGCAGTTAACTACCCTATATTATTTAACTCAAACTGTGATTGATAGACTATCTAGAACGATGGATGCAGATGTTCTTCGTGTGATTAGCGAGGGCGTTGATATTCGTCTTGACTCTTTAGATGATGCTTCGGCATCTGCAAAAGAGTTGTCTGCGGCACTTCAGAAACGCTTAGGTGACAATAGCCAAAGTTTAGAAATTATTCCTCAGCTTGAGGAAAGAACAGAGCGTTATCGTTTATTGGTATCGCGTCGCGTGCACGGTAATCTAAAGTTGTCATTTATCAATTCAGACTTTATCCATGGATCTGATTATGCTTCGATTAAAGCATTTTCTCAGTCTGAGGCTGGAAAAATTGGGGTTGGTTCCAAAGTAAAACGCGGCGACCCAGATAGAAGCAAAGAGTTTGCAGTAGGTAATTTTCAAGAAGCGGTCTCATGGTTAATTTCTGAAGCTGAGCGAACAGTCTCTCGCCAGCGTTATAAAGGTCTTGGGGAGATGAATCCAAGTCAGTTATGGGAAACAACAATGGATACAAGCACAAGAACATTATTAAAAGTGCAAATAGAAGATGCTATTTACGCGGATCAAACATTTATGACCCTTATGGGTGATGATGTTGAACCAAGGCGAGCCTTTATTGAAACAAACGCCTTGATCGCGAAAAATATCGATGTCTGA
- a CDS encoding SET domain-containing protein-lysine N-methyltransferase produces the protein MSDKLPKPLNKSSIQVQDSTIHGKGVFAQTNIQKGDCIIEYKGERISWKTALKRHPHDPSQPNHTFYFSITNGKVIDGNVKGNDARWINHSCAPNCIANELTDKKNRLHVFLFAKKNIQIGEELFYDYSLDVEGKHTKALKEDYLCRCGSKKCRGTMLSKK, from the coding sequence ATGTCTGACAAATTACCTAAACCCTTAAATAAATCCTCTATTCAAGTTCAAGACTCTACAATTCATGGAAAAGGGGTTTTTGCGCAAACAAATATTCAAAAGGGCGATTGCATTATTGAATACAAAGGAGAAAGAATCTCCTGGAAAACAGCATTAAAGCGCCATCCACACGATCCATCACAACCGAACCATACTTTTTATTTTTCTATCACTAATGGCAAAGTTATTGATGGCAATGTCAAAGGAAACGATGCAAGATGGATTAATCATTCTTGTGCGCCAAACTGCATTGCCAATGAGCTTACAGATAAAAAAAATCGTTTACATGTTTTTTTATTTGCGAAAAAAAATATTCAAATTGGTGAAGAGTTATTTTATGATTACAGTTTAGATGTCGAAGGTAAACATACCAAGGCTCTAAAAGAAGATTATTTATGCCGGTGTGGGTCTAAAAAGTGTCGTGGAACGATGTTGAGTAAAAAATAA
- a CDS encoding DUF3717 domain-containing protein, protein MLFISLPELEAAINYWRSQSPSVGEALELCPEVSALAKPYAVLIIQGAQRLAIDYLDPKALDAWNGYINNMRSKN, encoded by the coding sequence ATGTTATTTATCAGCTTACCTGAACTTGAGGCGGCTATTAATTATTGGCGGTCTCAATCTCCCTCTGTTGGAGAGGCATTAGAGCTTTGTCCCGAGGTCTCTGCTTTGGCAAAGCCTTACGCCGTTTTAATTATCCAAGGTGCTCAACGGTTAGCAATTGATTATCTAGATCCTAAAGCATTAGATGCTTGGAATGGATATATTAATAATATGCGCTCAAAAAATTAA